One Primulina eburnea isolate SZY01 chromosome 4, ASM2296580v1, whole genome shotgun sequence genomic window, GTGGATGTACAGCTGACCTTATACTTGGTGACACATTCTTATTGTCCTTGTGTTGTTGCACAACCTGTTTATTCTGTACATCCATCCATTGAATTTCTCTCTCCATCCTGCTGATCAAGACATAATAAGGATAAATTATTTAGTACAAACTGGCCTTGATACAACTTCATCGAATTTGCAAAATATACATTGCCTTTTGTTAACTTCATTGCTGGAGTGATTAGAGAATGGAATATCTGGGTGAATACAGTTCATTGCCAAAGTACAACTGCTTCCTAAGGTCTATCGGCTTTTTTGGATTCAACCTTTATTTGTCCATCCCACTTGCCTTAAATTATGTGCATGTATGTGGTATTCAAATAATTCATGGAGCTATCATTGCTGATTGTGTGGTTTTATCAAATTATTATCTGTCGGCTTAGGTTTGTCAATTGTCAGTGCACAAGTATCTATTATTCCGTAAATGCTTTTGCCTGTGATTTCTTTTTGCTGGGATATATTTTTTGAGGCTTGTCTTGGTTCTGGAGGACAGTTAAGACTGACGGATTCCATGCAGTCCAAGCATCTCTAATGCTTTGTTGTTAATTAGTTGGAgttctttatttttgtttttatttttagtgtTTATTCTGTCGAAAATAGTGTAATGAAATATCCCTGAAATGTAGAATCTGTTGTCTTTAAAACTGTATCTTCTAAAAGTTCTTTTCTTGGATTCTGCTTTAGGGTGCATGATTATAAAGcttgaaaacaaacaaaaacgGTATACCTGTGTGTAAGACTCTTTGTTAATGTTCTGATAACAGTAAAGATTGTAAGTCTGGACTTTGTATGAGTAAAGTAGTGGGCAAACCTCTTTAGGATGACATTTCCATTCTCGGTCGCCGAAATCAAATGTCAGTTGATTTATGAAGTGATCCTTTCATCTATTCTTTATCCTCTTATTTTTTTCAATCCATGTGAATGTGTCTGAGTGGACTCCTAGGTCCTGGAGGTACCTTTTTGATATTTTACATTATAGAGTCACTAGCTATTCGATTAAATTTTGAACAAGATTTCTGAAAGCCCAGGGGTAAAACTGTGTTCTTTATTGATTTTATTCTCCCTGGTCTATCTATTACCATGAATGGACTACTGATGTCTAATATCTATGATTTGGTCAATTGGAGATTTACTACAGCTTTTAACTTCACTAGATCTCCTTGTCTTTACTGTGGGGAGTAATGATTTTAACTAACCTGTTGACATAGGTCTTGTAAGTCCATATTGTGGTCAGTGCTCACTAATTTCTTAACTAATGCTAACTGGTACATCTTGTTCTTGGAAATTGACCTTTTTGAAGCAGAAATATTGCGTGTATCTGCACTGTTGGGGAATGCATCAGTTTTAGAACAAAGTGGGCTTGAACATGCAAGCCCCCTGGCTTCAGGAGGAATATATTCAAATGGAGGAGCTAATGTGAGCATATGGGCATCACCATTTCAATCAGAAGTATGGATACTGACCGTTAACATAACCATTTACTTGATctaattttttacttttttagaAAAGTTAACTTTTAACTTTCACTCTGACTTCGTTATTCCATCTTGGTGCATATAACTTAAAGTTCCCACCGTCTCATGACAGGTGGTTTGAAGCTAGCAATTTCAAGAATGTCGTAGGATTAGCTGAACACATTGATTTTGGAATTTCACAATATTAGTTGGAGTCATTCTGTTGCAGTAATCTGGCATTCGATATGCGACTTATCTTAATAGCTATTGCTAATTGTCTCTGGATTACCTGAAAGGGAGGCCACTTACACAGTGGTTTGATATCCATCCTATTTCGACTCCCAGAAAGATTTTGGCAtgcttattttttttattatccaACATCTTTGTTTGACTTCTAACAGATGCTTAACCTTTCCTCCACTAGCTTGCTATTGGAGCCCTCATTTTTTGTATTACATGATATGCTATTTGAGTGTGTAAGTTCATTTAATATGAATTATCATACTGGGTTGGGTATCCATTAATTTGTTGTTCCATAGTCTACTTCTGCTTGGATGTAAGCATGCATAGGGATGTTCCATCAGTTAAATCTTTAAATTATATATGTTTTTGCAGTTGTGCCTTGTGTGttttgaatttttggttatCTCGGTTCTTATAATATGGAAACATTACATATTTTAATCTATGAGGAATAACAATGTACGCATTCAAAGAAAGGGATCATCTTCTCACCATTTTAGTGTTGGTTCTTACAACATTTGGAGTTATAACTTGCAGATGTCGAGTTTGGTGCTGCCCTCTTCCACACAGAACTGGCTTGGTTCCCAGGGTAGCTCATCAGGTCTTATAGTCAAGCAAACCATACGTGTTGATGTTCCAGTGGATCAATATCCTAATGTACCATTCATTTCTCTTCCTCTAAATGGTGTTCTTATATCTCTGATTTTTAGGCATATTTTGTCACTTGATATAATGTCTTCTATTGCAGTTCAATTTTGTCGGTCGTCTCCTTGGCCCAAGAGGGAACTCTTTGAAGCGAGTTGAAGCAACTACTGATTGTCGCGTTCTGATCAGAGGCCGTGGCAGCATAAAGGATCCCGTGAGGGTAATTTTGGTTATGTTTTTTTCCCTTGTACATGTGTTTTCATCCTGTCTGATTTGTCTGCCAAAGAGTGTATTGATTCAGTAACTTAATTTTTTATAGAACAACTTCTTATATGCTGCTTGACGATGAATTTCGTCTTTCGAAATATCATTCATCTTTTTAGTTTAACCCACAgcatattttttgttttgtttagtCAAAATTTGAGTATTGAGCTTTGATTCATGTTAATCGTAGCTATATTGCACTTTGCATCTTTCTCCGTGAGCTATTTTGTTTGCAATTAGCTTAAGTAACATTTTTCGACACTTTGATCTGAAGGAAGAGGCAATGAGGGGAAAACCAGGATATGAGCATCTTAACGAACCTCTTCACATACTTGTCGAGGCAGAACTTCCAGTTGAGATAATAGATGCGCGTCTGATGCAGGCACGTGAGATACTAGAAGATTTGCTTAAGCCAATGGTAACTTACATCCACTTTCCAAGCACTAGATATGGGATTTAGTTCTTTATCTGTATGTATTTGTCCTGGATtcatcatgacttaatgcaggATGAATCTCAAGATTTTTATAAGAAGCAGCAGCTACGAGAACTTGCAATGCTCAACGGCACACTTCGGGAGGAAGGCTCTCAAATGTCTGGTTCTGTATCCCCCTTCAACAGCAGCCTTGGAATGAAAAGGGCAAAAACTCGGGGGTAACCTTTGGTTGCATAAAGTTTGTTAATGCTGAAAAATCAGCAGTTCCCTTGCCAAAAGTGTGCTTACCTTATGCCTCTGGCAGTCATGACGGCACTGGCATGTGCTTTTCTTATACCCGGGgttcgatataatatcaatatattatTGTTCTAGTGGATCTTTAATCGAGGGGCTTGAGTATGTATGTTGCGTAGGCAGTTTGGTCAGAGTATTCCTCTGCTCAAATATTGTCATATTGTTTCATTTATTGTATGCTTGTGACttgagttttgaaaatatggaatTTGTGGGGAGTTGATTGTGCTGTATTTGATAAATTAAGGCCAGTATTAGTTGTTGCAACACTGACCAGGAGTGGATTGAAATTGTTTCCAAAGAGAATCAAGTGGATTAATGTACTACAGTTATTCTGGTACCTGTATCATCTTTTTTGTTTGGGAGCAAGTATCTGTATTATCTTTTGTTATATAATACATTGCATTTTAGCAACCATTTACTAGTTTATTTCTACTTATTCACAAAGGTTGGAGTGCCCATGACTCTATGTCGAGTAATGCCATACTCAAGCCGATTCCATTAGTAATTTAACTATTCAAAATGTTGGAATTTTCTCGGAAAACTCAGAATGACTCGGCATgattaaaaaaagaagaagacgGTACGAGATGTAAAttgaatttaaatataaatataagatTTGAATAATAAACaaacaagaaattcgaatagtTAAACAAAATATTCGAGTTGGGCTCTGTCTTTGACTGCTCTTATGTTCATGTTCAACAGCCGTATAGGATTCATGCTCTTGTTtgtggtaaaaaaaaaattgtggaaTAAAAGTAGAAAACATAAGATAAAGACAAGTAATGTAATCATAACTAAAATTACAGTCTATTTGCAGAATACGTTAGGAACTCAGGAGCAAAAGGAACACACCACAATTTTGTCCTCAAACTTTATACCAACATATATTACTGAGAGAGCAAAAATAGGTTTATTCTTCATAGGGGATAAAACAATGTCCAATGCTCAACGGATATGGCGGCAGAGATGAGATTTTACGTTCAAGAtttttcttcctcttcttcttcatcGTCAAAATCTGCGATCCCAAGTCCTGATCGATCCGACCCGACCAAACTCAtgccaaaaaaaaattacttctgACGGTATATATGGACCTGATCGATCCGTTTCACAGATATAAACTCATGAGACCATCTCATATAagacatattgattaattatacctttgttgtttagattttaaacttggataattatatattttatttatttacacaTTTAAGATTTctgaaatttaaaattatattattattttatcttaTATAACATTTTTCCGGTCTGACCGTTCAGTTGAACCGATTTCAACCGATGAAACCGTATTTTTAAGATAGACCGGTTCAATCACCAGTCCGATTATGAAAACATCGATTCCATCCAAACTCTATTTTAAGCGAATTttcatatattaaatttatcaatcttttaaaagaaactaaattgttattattatttgtcaTTAAATTAGTTAAGTAAACTAAGTATTGGAAGCCCATGATTGAAGACCAGCCTATACATTGGTCCATCAAGCTAAAGCCCAATATCTATTGATAAGATTTGAAGTTGTTAAAATGGTTGTAACCGTAAAACAGAAATTGTTAGATACGTGTCAAGATCTGTTTTACTTCATTTGTGTATTTATTCTTAGTGTCATCTTTGAAATCAATACACGTGAATTATGAAATTCATCTGTCATTTTGTTTATTCCTTCTTTGTTTTCTaacttggtatcagagcctttaATGGCTACCACCTCTGTTTCAGTTGACAATCTCATTCAAATCCTAATTACAATGTCTTTCTCATCAATCCAGCCAACCAAATCAATTCTGTAAAACTCAGTGATGATAACTATCTTCTATGGAATATTCAAATCCTTGCAGGAATTCGGGGCCTTGGTCTCGAAGTTTTATCATGGAAAACCCTTTGTACCATCACCATCTCTGGAGGATAACTTAACCATTTACACAAAGCAATTTATGGGTTGAAACAAACTCCTCGGGCGTGGTTTGATCGTCTCTGAAGTGCATTATTAACCATGTGATTTGTTGCTTCCAAAGCTGATGCTTCATTGTTTATCAAACTTGCTTCTGATTATGTTCTTTATGTTCTTGTATATGTTGACGATATATTAATAACAGGAAGTCATCTTGATCACATCAACGAGTTAATTCGGCAGCTGGATACTCAATTCTCTCTTAAAGATCTTGGTGATCTTTCATATTTTTTAGGCATTGAAGTTCTTTATCCAACTGATCATTCTTTGTTCCTTCATCAAACAAAGTATGCTCGAGAATTACTTGCCAAAACTAAGATGAGTGATGCAAAAGCTTTACCAACTCCGATGTCCAGGGGAGTTAAGTTATCCTCCAGAGACGGTGATGCTTTTGAAGATGTCACACTATATCGAAGCACAGTTGGGGCACTTCAGTATTTAACAATCACCCGACCAGACATTGCATATAGCGTCAACAAAGTCTGTCAATTTATGCAAGCTCCTCTCCAtacacactggaaagctgtcaAACGCatacttcggtatatcaacgaCACTCTTGGCTTTGGTATTAGTTTGGATTCTGCATCGTCTTTTAATTTGAAAGGTTATTGTGATACCGATTGGGCCAATGATCCTGACGATAGAAGGTCTGTTTCTGGTTTTTGCTGGTTTCTTGGGAATTCTCCCATCTCCTGGAGCTCCAAGAAACAAACGGTTGTTTCTCGTTCAAGTACCGAAGTCGAATATCGAAGTTTGGCCAATGCCACTTTTGAATCATTATGGATTAAGTGTCTTCTATCAGAATTACATGTCACTTCATCACATCAACCTATTCTATGGTGTGATAATCTGAGCACTATCGCATTAAGTGCTAATCCTGTTATTCATGCTCGCACTAAGCATCTTGAGTTGGATCTCCATTTTGTAAGGAAAAAAGTTTTAGCTAAGTCTCTGAATGTTCGGCATGTCTCCTCGATTGATCAAACTGCTGACATTCTCACTAAGGCTCTAACAGCAGCTGTCTTTGTTCGTTTACGATCCAAGCTTCGAGTGGTTTGCTCACCCCTGCTCAGCTTGAGGGGCCAAGTTAAGTAAATTAAAGTATTGGAAGCCCATGATTGAAGACCAGCCCATACATTGGCCCATCAAGCTAAAGCCCAATATCTATTGATAAGATTTGAAGTTGTTAAAATGGTTGTAACCATAAAACAGAAATTGTTAGATATATGTCGAGATCTGTTTTACTTCATTT contains:
- the LOC140828959 gene encoding KH domain-containing protein At5g56140-like, translating into MSSGRYMAYSPSPSAPHSPHISAAAGIRSASAIVEQEKYLSELFAERNKLNPFMAVLPNIYRLLNQEILRVSALLGNASVLEQSGLEHASPLASGGIYSNGGANVSIWASPFQSEMSSLVLPSSTQNWLGSQGSSSGLIVKQTIRVDVPVDQYPNFNFVGRLLGPRGNSLKRVEATTDCRVLIRGRGSIKDPVREEAMRGKPGYEHLNEPLHILVEAELPVEIIDARLMQAREILEDLLKPMDESQDFYKKQQLRELAMLNGTLREEGSQMSGSVSPFNSSLGMKRAKTRG